The sequence TTGAAGGCCGGGTCCAGCTCCACCTTGGCCGCTTCGCCCACCACGCGCAGGGTGGAGGTGTCGCGGGAACCGTAGCTCGTGTGGCAGTTGGCGACAATGCCGCCCTCGAAGCCCATCATCCAGCTCACGCGCTCCTCGATTTCGGCAAAGCGGGGGTCGCCCTGCGGCCGGTTCGCGTCCGCGAACACCCAGAGCGGTTCTTTGCCCAGCACGAATCGGATGATGTTCAGCGAGTAGATGCCCACATCCACCAGCGGGCCGCCGCCGGCGTACTCCATTCGCATGCGCCAGGCTTCGGGGTCGTGTTCGGTGTGCGAGTGGATGGAATCAATGGTGCGGACAGTGCCCAGCCGGCCGCTGTGTACCGCTTCCCGCACCGCCCAGTGCTCGGGGGTGTACTGGCAGCGGTAGGCGGTCATCAGCAGCACGCCGGCCTCGCGGCAGGCATCCACCATCGCCTGCGCGTCGGCCACGTTCGTGCTCAGAGGCTTTTCGCACAGCACGTGCTTGCCCATGCGGGCGGCCCGCTCCACGAACTCGCGGTGCATCGAGTTGGGCAGCACGATAAACACCGCTTCCACATCGTCCCGCTCGGCCAGGCGCTCGAACTCGCCGTAGGTGTACACGTCGTCCTCGGTCAGGTCGTTCGCGTGGGCGAGCGCCACCCCCTTGTCTTTTTCGCTGGTCACCAGCGCCGCCAGAAAAGCGTGCCGGCTGGTGCGGATGGCGGGAATCAGTTCCTCGGCGGTCAGCTTGCCCAAACCGACCACGGCGTAACCGACGCGCTGACGTTCGGCTTCGGGTCTGGGAATTTCAGGTTTCAGAGGCATGGGTTCACCATAGCGCGGGACCGGTTTTATGCGGCCAGGGCGGCACATCTCCCCATGCCGGGCCGCCGGCCGTGGCCCAGTCTGGGGAAATGCCCATATGCATGAAGCTCCCGGAGGCCCGGGGTTCAGCGCCCGCGCCTTCGGGAGACCAGTTCAGCGTTCGGGAAACCAGTTCAGTCGGCAGCCAATTCCTGCGCGGTGCCCGCCCCAGTCACGTGGCCGTCTTCCAGGCGCACCACGCGGGTGCACAGGTCCAGCACGCGCTCGTCGTGGGTGACCATCACGGCAGCCTTGCCGCGCTCCCGGACCTCGCGGGCCAGCATGGTCACCACTTCGCGGCCGCGCACGCCGTCCAGGGCAGCGGTAGGCTCATCGGCCAGAATCAGCTGGGGGTCGTTCATCAGCGCCCGCGCAATCGCCACACGCTGCTTTTGCCCGCCCGATAGCTGCTGCGGGTAGTGCCCGGCCCGCTCCGCCAGGCCCAGGCTGCCGAGCAGTTCGTCGGCCAGGGTGCGGGCCTGCGCTCCGCCCCGGCCGGCCAGCCCCGGCACCAGCGTCAGCTGTTCGCGCACGTTCAGGTATGGAATCAGGTTGCTGGCCTGCAGCACGAAGCCGATGTGGTGCAGCCGGAAATCGGCCAGCTGGCGGGGATTCAGGCGGCTCAGCTCCTGCCCGGCGATGGTCACGCTGCCGTCCGTGGGGATCTGCAGGGCGCCGGCCAGGGTGAGGAAGGTGCTCTTGCCGCTGCCGCTGGGACCAATCACGGCCACCAGCTCGCCGGGATAGACCTCAAAGTCGGTGGGGTGCAGCGCCGTCACCTGACTGTCGCCGTCACCAAATACTTTGCTCACACCGCGCATGGCGAGGGTAGGGGCAGCGGTCACAGGCGGAACGAAAGCGGGAACGGTACGGGTCAATGCAGTCATGTTTTGAACTCCTTGGAGTGAGAAAGAGCGGTGGAGTGGGGAGGGCAGAGGGGGCAGAGGGCTCCAAACTCCCTTGGAGCGAGGCAGCCCCCCGGACACGGAACTCAGCCCTGGCCCAGCGCCTGCAACGGGTCGGCCTGGGCAATGGTGCGCAGGCTCAGCAGACTGCCCAGCAGCGACACCAGCAGCAGCAGGCCGCCGGCCTGGGCCACGGCGGACCACGAGAGCGCGAACGGCAGGCCCGCGGGCAGCACCTGAACCGTGCCGAACATCGCGGCAGCGGCCACAGCCAGGGCGCCTACCGTCAGCAGCAGCACCTGGGCCACCAGGCTGCCGGCCAGGGTGCGCATTCCGGCCCCAATCGCTTTGAGCAGGCCGAACTGCGCCGTTTTTTGCAGGGTCATCACATAGAAGAACACCGCCATCACCAGCGCCGACACCGCCACCAGAAACACCTGAATCATCAGCAGGCTGCCCTGCTCTTCCTTGTAGCCTTGCAGCGACTGCAGCGCGTCGGCGCGGGTCTGGGCGGCCAGGCCCTGCGGCAACTCGCCTGCAGCGCCGGCTTCCAGGGCCACCCCGCTCACGGTGCCCCCGGCGCGGGGGTTGAGGGTCTGCCACTCGTCCAGCGTCACGAACATCACGGGTTGGTGGTTCAGGCGGGCGCCTTCGGTAAAGCCCACCACCTTCAGCTGCTCGCCGCTGGGCTTGAGGATGATGGTGTCGCCCAGCTGCACCCCGTCTTCCTTGAGGGTGGCGTCTACCACGGCGCCGCTGCCGCCGATGGCCTGGCCCTCGGTGACCTTGGGCGCCAGGAAGGAATCCTTTTCCAGGCCCATCATCACGGCGCCCAGCTGGGTGCTGTCTGCGCTGTTCACGCCGAAGCTGGCGAAGCTCTGGGCAAAGGGAGCCGCGCCCGGATTGGCTTTTTTCAGGGCCGCGACGTCCTCTTTGCCGATAAACGACCGGGTGAAGTTGCTGTCGGCGTCGGTGGTGGTCACGAAGGTGGCGGCGGGGTTATGCAGCATCCAAGCGGCGCTGTCTTCGCTCAGGCCACGGGTCAGGCCCAGCAGCATAAACACCATAAAGGCCAGCAGCGCGGCGATTCCGCCCAGCAGGGCCGAGCGGAGCCAGTTGAATTTCAGTTCACGGAGGGCAAGAAACATAGGCAAAACTCCTTTGAAGGGGGACAGAGTGGATATGACCGACCGTTCGGTCATCT is a genomic window of Deinococcus proteolyticus MRP containing:
- a CDS encoding ABC transporter ATP-binding protein, with the translated sequence MTALTRTVPAFVPPVTAAPTLAMRGVSKVFGDGDSQVTALHPTDFEVYPGELVAVIGPSGSGKSTFLTLAGALQIPTDGSVTIAGQELSRLNPRQLADFRLHHIGFVLQASNLIPYLNVREQLTLVPGLAGRGGAQARTLADELLGSLGLAERAGHYPQQLSGGQKQRVAIARALMNDPQLILADEPTAALDGVRGREVVTMLAREVRERGKAAVMVTHDERVLDLCTRVVRLEDGHVTGAGTAQELAAD
- a CDS encoding ABC transporter permease, translating into MFLALRELKFNWLRSALLGGIAALLAFMVFMLLGLTRGLSEDSAAWMLHNPAATFVTTTDADSNFTRSFIGKEDVAALKKANPGAAPFAQSFASFGVNSADSTQLGAVMMGLEKDSFLAPKVTEGQAIGGSGAVVDATLKEDGVQLGDTIILKPSGEQLKVVGFTEGARLNHQPVMFVTLDEWQTLNPRAGGTVSGVALEAGAAGELPQGLAAQTRADALQSLQGYKEEQGSLLMIQVFLVAVSALVMAVFFYVMTLQKTAQFGLLKAIGAGMRTLAGSLVAQVLLLTVGALAVAAAAMFGTVQVLPAGLPFALSWSAVAQAGGLLLLVSLLGSLLSLRTIAQADPLQALGQG
- a CDS encoding Gfo/Idh/MocA family protein codes for the protein MPLKPEIPRPEAERQRVGYAVVGLGKLTAEELIPAIRTSRHAFLAALVTSEKDKGVALAHANDLTEDDVYTYGEFERLAERDDVEAVFIVLPNSMHREFVERAARMGKHVLCEKPLSTNVADAQAMVDACREAGVLLMTAYRCQYTPEHWAVREAVHSGRLGTVRTIDSIHSHTEHDPEAWRMRMEYAGGGPLVDVGIYSLNIIRFVLGKEPLWVFADANRPQGDPRFAEIEERVSWMMGFEGGIVANCHTSYGSRDTSTLRVVGEAAKVELDPAFNYGCLRLTLTDTEAAHQPRFPYYDQFGNEVDHFAQCIREGKIPWTPGEEGVADHIVMDAIYESARTGKRVDLPAVAELDASRGERQPDLPGQG